The genomic DNA TTACCCATAACGCTTTGATAAATTAATCCTTGAAAAAGAAAGCTTGAATTCGGCATAATATTCCACACAGATTTTACAGCAACTATTATTCTATCACTGTCTTTGTCCATAAATTCAAATTCGGTTAAAATTCCCTCATTTTTTATAAACAAAACATTATCAATCACTAATTTGTCTTGGCATTCAATTTTGGAATAAATTATTAATTTTTTTTCATTTAATGGCATAAAATTAATAAAATTATCTGTTAAAGTTATGATAATTGGAATCATTCTATTGGGGGTTATAATAACATCAGAACCTATTATGTTATCATAAACAAGCTTATTATCTACGTAAATTTTATTTCGAGTTTTTATTATTTCAATACCATAAACTACTCGATATTCTATTATATCACTGTCATAATTTCTGATATGCTTTATTTCGAAGGCGTTTGAACTTTGGACTATCCTTGTTCCGACAACTGAAGTAACAGAAATACCGGCTTTCATTGGAGGGGGCATTCTTAAGCCTTTTTCAAATATATCAAAAAACCAATTTAAATAATTTTGAGGTATAAGGTTAAAATCCCGTGTGGAAGGTGGAACGGAAACTTGCTTGTTAAACACTGATATATTATCTTTCATTCTATTTTCTAAAACCTTATCTCCCATACTTTTTACAGCATAAGATGGATGCTTTCCCTTATATGGATGAATCCCTGTCAAAAGTTGAAATGAGACAATTCCAAAACTAAACCAATCGGAAATTTCATTAAAATCTTTGCTGTGATAATCTCTAATTGAGGGCATTATAGCTGTTGGTGGGAATGATGGAGTTTTATAGGAATTCACATCTATAAAATAAGGAACAACAAAATTTTTATCGTCTACCATATAGTTAAATTCATTGCCGTCAACGATAATGCAGTTAAATTTATGAATAATTATTATAATTTCTTTTATAGCTTCTATAAGCTCAAGGGTTGAATCAATAGTAATTCCATTTCTATTTCTAAAATCGTTGGTAAAAAGCTTTACTAAAGGAATACTATTTTTTATCCATTGCATTGTAAAGCCAATATACGTTCCATTATTATCAATAATAATATCTTCGGGTTTAATAACGTTATTTGAGTTAATTAACTTTAATTCATTAATTTTTGCTTCTGGAATTAGATTTCGTAAATCATCATATATTTTATAAACTGTTTTTCCTTTGCCATATATTTTGCCTTCTCCACCTTGGAATATAAAATCTTTGTCTGATAAAGTAATTTTATCTTTTCCTCTAATAAAATATATCATTTAAATAATTCCTATAATTATTGAATTAAATAATCAAAAAAGGTTTATAGAAAATTGGCGAGAAAACCTCGTCCCCTTGTGGGCAAATGTCATTAAGTTAAGGAAAAATCCCCCTAAATCCCCCTTTAGAAAAGGGGGACTTTAAAAGCAAAATCCTTATATAATACAATAAAAAATTTGACTATCGAGTATAACAAAATAAAAAAAATATTGCTAATTTTTAAAAAATGTAAAATGATAATGGTTATTACTCAAATAATTTTTCTACGATGGAGGCGCGAATTGCAAATAAAACAAAAATTACGAACAACAAGGCAAAGGGAAATGATTTTAGAAGAAATAAAAGGGATGTGTACGCATCCAAGTGCTGATGAAATTTATGATAGACTAAGAAAAAAAATAACACGTATAAGCCTTGGAACCATATATAGAAACCTCGAAATACTTGTTGGAATTGGAGCGATTCAAAAGCTCGATGGTCCTCTTAAAAGATATGATGGGAATATAATACCACATTATCATGTTAAATGCACAGAATGTGGAAAAATAGAGGATGTACAAATGGAACAATTTCATGAAATAGAAGAATCGTTTAGAAAAAAAACTAATTATACAATAACCGGTCATAATCTTGACTGTATTGGTACCTGCCCAGAATGTCAAAGATTATAACGTTTAACATATTATTGTTTTTAAAGATTTATTTCGTTTGAAAAAAAATAATCCTAAAGCTCCTTTGGATATTTATTTGGGAAAACTTAATAAATGCGTTTTCCCAAAATAATTATAAATAGTTAAAATAAAAGTTTTTTATGTGGTCAAAATTTGCTTTTATTTCATGATTGCCTTGAATAATATCTCCATGACCCGGAAATATCCAATCAAGTTTAAGTTCAGAAATTTTTTTTATGCTTTCTTTAAGCATCTGACCATTTCCACCTGGCAGATCAACTCTTCCTACAGCATCCTGAAAAACAGTATCCCCTGAAAATAGAACTTTCTGTTCAGGCCAATATATTGAAATTGATCCAGGGGAATGCCCAGGAGTATGTATTATTTGTAACTTAACGCCATTTACATTTATATCTCCCTCTTTAAGGAAAAAATCAGGACTAAATAAAGATATATCAATACCAAATGATTGCATATATTGAGACATAGAAGTAGCTAATTCCCATTCTTCATGATGAAATGCGATAAGGGTTTTTTTGTCTTTAAAAAGCTGAACTGCTTCAACATGGTCTGGGTGAATATGAGTACATATTATTAATCCGATATCATCAATATTAATATTGAGTCCTTTTAATCCGTCAGAAACATGCTGAAAAAGTTCTGCATGGCCAGGATCAATTAGTATTTTAGTAGGGCCGTCTATCAAATAGCTGTTACAATTATTAACCTGTGTGGATTGCCAAATAAAAGCATTTATTTGATTTAATTCTTCTGTCATGAATATTATTCTCCCTAATGGACGCCAATTTCTATCTAAGGCTTACCTGTTTCTTTATCCCATCCGAAATGAGTCCAATAATTTCCAATCATTTGTTCTACGTCTACAGTTTTTTCCTTGTTTGCCCCATTTGGCAAAGGAGGTACTCCAAGAGTTCTCTCATTAGCCATATTCTTTTTAGGGTCAATTCCATGTAAAATATTAAATTTTTGTTTTAACGTTTGTATTCTTGCTCCAATTTCCATATAGTCTTCAGGAGTTTTTTGCCAACCAGTAGCTTCATTAATCCATTCAAATATCGGAAGGCGATTAACTCCTAATAAAGCCCCAAATAAGCATAGGCCAGTACCATTAGCCACGTTCATGAATTTACTGCAAGCAACGGCCATTTTAACTTTATTTTCATCAGGTATATATTTTTTATTTTTACCATAAA from Desulfobacterales bacterium includes the following:
- a CDS encoding MBL fold metallo-hydrolase, which gives rise to MTEELNQINAFIWQSTQVNNCNSYLIDGPTKILIDPGHAELFQHVSDGLKGLNINIDDIGLIICTHIHPDHVEAVQLFKDKKTLIAFHHEEWELATSMSQYMQSFGIDISLFSPDFFLKEGDINVNGVKLQIIHTPGHSPGSISIYWPEQKVLFSGDTVFQDAVGRVDLPGGNGQMLKESIKKISELKLDWIFPGHGDIIQGNHEIKANFDHIKNFYFNYL
- a CDS encoding transcriptional repressor, producing the protein MQIKQKLRTTRQREMILEEIKGMCTHPSADEIYDRLRKKITRISLGTIYRNLEILVGIGAIQKLDGPLKRYDGNIIPHYHVKCTECGKIEDVQMEQFHEIEESFRKKTNYTITGHNLDCIGTCPECQRL